One Trichosurus vulpecula isolate mTriVul1 chromosome 7, mTriVul1.pri, whole genome shotgun sequence genomic region harbors:
- the LOC118858792 gene encoding nuclear cap-binding protein subunit 2 encodes MSGGLLSALQSDSYVELGWYRDQHFRGKMDDQEKLLKKSCTLYVGNLSFYTTEEQIYELFSKSGDIKKIIMGLDKVKKTACGFCFVEYYCRADAENAMRYINGTRLDDRIIRTDWDAGFREGRQYGRGRSGGQVRDEYRQDYDAGRGGYGKIVQNQ; translated from the coding sequence ATGTCGGGGGGACTCCTGAGCGCGCTGCAGAGCGACTCTTACGTGGAGCTCGGCTGGTACCGCGACCAGCACTTCCGAGGAAAAATGGACGACCAGGAAAAGTTGCTAAAGAAAAGCTGCACGCTGTACGTGGGAAACCTGTCCTTCTATACTACGGAGGAGCAGATCTACGAACTCTTCAGCAAGAGCGGGGACATCAAGAAGATCATCATGGGCCTGGACAAGGTGAAGAAGACGGCCTGCGGCTTCTGCTTCGTGGAGTACTATTGCCGCGCCGACGCCGAAAACGCCATGCGCTACATCAACGGGACGCGCCTGGACGACCGCATCATTCGCACGGACTGGGATGCAGGCTTCCGGGAGGGCCGCCAGTACGGGCGCGGGAGGTCCGGCGGCCAGGTGCGGGACGAGTACCGGCAGGACTACGACGCCGGGAGGGGCGGCTACGGGAAAATAGTGCAGAACCAGTGA